In one Planctomycetota bacterium genomic region, the following are encoded:
- the glpK gene encoding glycerol kinase GlpK has product MSGTARHVLALDQGTTSSRAIVFDAAGIPVAMAQEEFPQHYGSGGAELGIVEHDPEDIWRTQLGCAREALGRAGLGADAVAAIGITNQRETTVLWERSSGRPVAPAIVWQSRVSAPVCARLRAAGVEDEVRKRTGLVLDPYFSATKIVHLLETIPGLRSACERGEVLFGTIDSFLVWRLTGGRVHATDPTNASRTLLYDIDERRWSERLCAIFGIPPAILPDVRPSSGSFGESAEEWFGAPIPLRGCAGDQQAAAYAHGCFGPGAAKNTYGTGAFLLSATGSRRVDSRRGLLTTLTCGAGPGAPPAYALEGSVFIAGALVGWLRDGLGLIRTSAEVEELARSVPDSGGLVIVPALTGLGTPHWDPSARGMMIGLTRATGRGHVARAALEAMALSVGDVVAAIEADSGQPLDRLRVDGGASANDMLLQIQADVLGIPVERPVVRETTALGAALLAGLAVGLYASHDDVRGAAQLDGRFTPVEDQTTRARRRRAWDAAIGRARGWLDELARA; this is encoded by the coding sequence ATGAGTGGCACCGCGCGGCATGTCCTGGCGCTCGACCAGGGGACGACCTCGAGCCGGGCGATCGTCTTCGACGCCGCGGGCATTCCGGTGGCGATGGCCCAGGAGGAGTTTCCCCAGCACTACGGTTCGGGGGGCGCCGAGTTGGGAATCGTCGAGCACGATCCGGAGGACATCTGGCGGACGCAGCTCGGCTGCGCCCGGGAGGCCCTCGGCCGCGCGGGGCTCGGCGCCGATGCGGTCGCCGCCATCGGGATCACCAACCAGCGCGAGACGACCGTCCTTTGGGAGCGGTCGAGCGGCCGGCCGGTGGCGCCGGCGATCGTCTGGCAGAGCCGGGTCTCGGCCCCGGTCTGCGCCCGGCTCCGGGCCGCGGGCGTCGAGGACGAGGTCAGGAAGCGGACCGGGCTCGTGCTCGATCCCTATTTCTCGGCGACGAAGATCGTCCATCTCCTCGAGACGATCCCCGGCCTCCGCTCGGCCTGCGAGCGCGGCGAGGTGCTGTTCGGGACGATCGACTCGTTCCTCGTCTGGCGTCTGACGGGGGGCCGCGTCCACGCCACCGACCCGACCAACGCGTCGCGGACGCTACTCTACGACATCGACGAGCGCCGTTGGAGCGAGCGGTTGTGCGCCATCTTCGGCATCCCGCCGGCGATCCTCCCCGACGTCCGCCCCTCGAGCGGCTCGTTCGGCGAGTCGGCCGAGGAGTGGTTCGGCGCGCCAATCCCGCTGCGGGGCTGTGCCGGCGACCAGCAGGCGGCCGCCTACGCCCACGGTTGCTTCGGCCCCGGGGCGGCGAAGAACACCTACGGCACCGGGGCGTTCCTCCTCTCCGCCACCGGGTCGAGGCGCGTCGACAGCCGGCGCGGTCTGCTGACGACACTGACCTGCGGTGCGGGGCCCGGAGCGCCACCGGCCTATGCCCTGGAGGGGTCGGTGTTCATCGCCGGGGCGCTCGTCGGCTGGCTCCGCGACGGCCTCGGCCTGATCCGCACCAGCGCCGAGGTCGAGGAGCTCGCCCGCAGCGTGCCCGACTCCGGGGGGCTGGTGATCGTGCCGGCGCTGACCGGCCTGGGCACGCCCCACTGGGATCCGTCGGCGCGGGGGATGATGATCGGGCTGACGCGGGCCACCGGTCGCGGGCACGTGGCCCGGGCGGCGCTCGAGGCGATGGCGCTGTCGGTCGGCGACGTCGTCGCCGCCATCGAGGCCGACAGCGGTCAACCGCTCGACCGGCTGCGCGTCGACGGCGGGGCGAGCGCGAACGACATGCTCCTCCAAATCCAGGCCGACGTGCTCGGGATTCCGGTCGAGCGCCCGGTCGTCCGCGAGACGACGGCCCTCGGAGCCGCCCTGCTGGCGGGCCTGGCCGTCGGCCTGTACGCGAGCCACGACGACGTCCGCGGCGCCGCCCAGCTCGATGGCCGATTCACCCCCGTCGAGGATCAGACGACGCGGGCGCGGCGGCGGAGGGCGTGGGATGCCGCGATCGGCCGGGCGCGCGGCTGGCTCGACGAGCTCGCCCGGGCGTGA
- a CDS encoding glycerol-3-phosphate dehydrogenase/oxidase has translation MPGSDRPTVLVVGAGINGAALARELVLAGCNVVVADDHDIAAGTTAWSTRLIHGGLRYLEYGEVSLVRESLAERARLVRLAPHLVEPLPFYLPVQGRWGGVAAAAARIVGWEGLARRWSGPRGRGSIAVGLGLSLYDLLSGGGWPRHRRVRPGTAGLPAVDTARFPRGQVYVDAQLRFPERFTVELLVDAAAAAAAAGRSCRILPHTATRIGSDATVHLEDREGFGERMAVDAVVNVTGAWVDAALAGPLRGLEADGRLVGGTKGSHLVIDSAPLHAALADHGVYAEAADGRPVFVLPFGPRLVLVGTTDIPWQGDPWEAHAEPAEIAYLLAAAGRLFPDHAPTADDVVQHYCGVRPLPAGGRGAPAGITRRHMLVRHPRAALPAWSIVGGKLTTCRSLAESAAREILATLGRKVEGDSRDRPLPGSPAAGGTASLVAATRAGLIAAGVPAGAGLEAAAERTVALFGALAPAAVAGGPVPGPALLPATHLPAAVVRYCVCREWARSLADLVERRLMLLFDSPLHRTTLDGVAAVLAAERGGGAADEVGPLVADLERRYGKRVIDGRQPDRRG, from the coding sequence ATGCCTGGATCCGATCGACCGACCGTGCTCGTCGTCGGGGCGGGCATCAACGGCGCGGCGCTGGCCCGTGAGCTCGTCCTCGCCGGGTGCAACGTGGTCGTCGCCGACGATCACGACATCGCCGCCGGGACCACGGCCTGGTCGACGCGGCTGATCCACGGTGGGCTGCGGTACCTCGAGTATGGCGAGGTGTCGCTGGTCCGCGAGAGCCTCGCCGAACGGGCCCGTCTGGTGCGGCTCGCGCCGCACCTCGTCGAACCACTGCCGTTCTACCTCCCGGTCCAGGGGCGGTGGGGCGGCGTCGCCGCGGCCGCCGCGCGGATCGTCGGCTGGGAGGGGCTGGCGCGGCGCTGGAGCGGGCCACGTGGGCGGGGCAGCATCGCCGTCGGTCTCGGACTGTCGCTGTACGACCTGCTTTCCGGCGGGGGCTGGCCGCGCCACCGCCGGGTCCGGCCGGGCACGGCGGGACTGCCCGCCGTGGACACGGCGCGGTTTCCGCGCGGGCAGGTGTACGTCGATGCGCAACTCCGATTCCCCGAGCGGTTCACGGTCGAGCTGCTCGTCGACGCGGCGGCGGCGGCGGCGGCCGCGGGGCGTTCGTGCCGGATCCTCCCCCATACCGCAACGCGGATCGGATCCGACGCGACGGTGCACCTCGAGGATCGGGAAGGATTCGGCGAGCGGATGGCGGTCGATGCCGTGGTGAACGTCACCGGGGCCTGGGTCGACGCCGCGCTCGCCGGCCCGCTCCGCGGCCTCGAGGCGGACGGGCGTCTCGTGGGGGGCACGAAGGGTAGCCATCTGGTGATCGATTCGGCCCCGCTCCACGCCGCCCTCGCCGACCACGGCGTCTACGCCGAGGCGGCCGACGGCCGGCCCGTGTTCGTGCTTCCCTTCGGCCCGCGTCTGGTGCTGGTCGGCACGACCGACATCCCCTGGCAGGGAGACCCCTGGGAGGCGCACGCCGAGCCGGCCGAGATCGCCTACCTCCTGGCCGCGGCAGGGCGGCTGTTTCCCGACCATGCCCCGACTGCCGACGACGTCGTCCAGCACTACTGCGGCGTCCGTCCGCTCCCGGCGGGAGGGCGGGGCGCGCCCGCCGGGATCACACGCCGCCACATGCTCGTCCGCCACCCCCGCGCGGCGCTGCCGGCCTGGTCGATCGTCGGCGGCAAGCTCACCACCTGCCGGAGCCTTGCCGAATCGGCGGCCCGTGAGATCCTCGCCACGCTCGGCCGGAAGGTGGAGGGTGATTCACGCGACCGCCCGCTGCCCGGCTCCCCGGCCGCCGGCGGCACGGCGTCCCTGGTCGCCGCGACGCGCGCCGGGCTGATCGCCGCCGGGGTCCCCGCGGGGGCCGGCCTCGAGGCGGCAGCCGAGCGGACCGTCGCGCTGTTCGGTGCGCTGGCGCCGGCCGCGGTGGCCGGCGGTCCGGTGCCGGGGCCGGCGCTGCTCCCGGCCACCCACCTGCCGGCGGCGGTCGTGCGATACTGCGTTTGCCGGGAGTGGGCCCGGTCGCTGGCCGATCTGGTGGAGCGGCGGCTGATGCTCCTCTTCGACAGCCCGCTGCACCGCACGACGCTCGACGGGGTCGCCGCGGTGCTCGCCGCGGAACGGGGCGGAGGGGCAGCCGACGAGGTCGGGCCGCTCGTGGCGGATCTCGAACGGCGCTACGGGAAGCGGGTGATCGACGGCCGGCAACCTGACAGGAGGGGCTGA